In Tachypleus tridentatus isolate NWPU-2018 chromosome 7, ASM421037v1, whole genome shotgun sequence, a genomic segment contains:
- the LOC143256776 gene encoding uncharacterized protein LOC143256776 has product MNTLIAAIFFGLLAYTHAGFLTAPYGAAVAHGTIGHGLVAPAAVAHGTIGHGLVAPAAVAHGTIGHGLVAPAAVAHGVVSHGVIAPAAVAHGAISHGVIAPAAVAHGAISHGVIAPAAVAHGAISHGFVGPSSVTHGAFAHSAVGPAVVAHGAVAPHGVAAGDPTGAIGAAQGAFASAQGAAAAKEGLILRGAPAGRVSSSVSRINHGHGIGLAHAGLGYAGHGYAGAYGLGLPAPYGYSYAGAHGLGYGHGLGFAKALIH; this is encoded by the exons ATGAATACTTTG atTGCCGCCATTTTCTTCGGTCTCTTGGCCTACACTCATGCTGGATTTCTGACAGCACCCTATGGAGCAGCCGTCGCTCACGGTACCATTGGTCATGGTCTAGTTGCCCCAGCTGCTGTCGCTCACGGTACCATTGGTCATGGTCTAGTTGCCCCAGCTGCTGTCGCTCACGGTACCATTGGTCATGGTCTAGTTGCTCCAGCTGCTGTCGCCCATGGTGTTGTATCTCACGGTGTTATTGCTCCAGCCGCCGTCGCTCATGGTGCCATATCTCACGGTGTTATTGCTCCAGCCGCCGTCGCTCATGGTGCCATATCTCACGGTGTTATTGCTCCAGCTGCAGTGGCTCATGGTGCCATTTCCCATGGATTTGTTGGTCCATCTTCTGTTACACATGGAGCATTCGCACATAGTGCTGTGGGTCCTGCCGTCGTCGCTCATGGTGCTGTCGCTCCCCATGGAGTTGCTGCCGGAGATCCAACTGGTGCCATCGGTGCTGCCCAGGGTGCCTTTGCCTCCGCACAGGGAGCTGCTGCCGCTAAAGAAGGTTTAATTTTGCGAGGTGCCCCAGCCGGACGAGTGAGTTCCTCTGTCTCTAGAATCAACCACGGCCATGGTATTGGTTTAGCTCATGCAGGCCTAGGATACGCTGGACACGGCTATGCTGGAGCTTATGGACTGGGTTTACCCGCTCCCTATGGATACAGCTACGCTGGTGCCCACGGTTTGGGATACGGTCACGGTCTTGGTTTTGCTAAAGCTCTGATACACTAA